CTGGAGGATCTGGCACATCTAAGCATTTATGCAGGTAGCCTATTAATTTCGATGGACATCATGCAATGCCGCATtttccctgtggaggtgctgtagaAATTTGAAAACTTGTTGCTGAATTCCCTCATAGATTACAGCTGCCCACTGGGGATCCCATAAGCAGGATACTCTATAAgaaatttatttttaaaggaaTCTTTCTGACAAAAAATGATTGTCTAAAGTGGAGAACATGTCTTAAACTAAATGGGTTAACAAATGGGGAGTACACTGATAAATGCACTTATGTGAACGATGCCCCCTTACAGTTAGACAATGACCCCATGCACATATGAATAAACTAgccgatatacctggcttcgcccgagttaatttggtactggtgtttatctggtgttcacacagaaaatcttatgaagtcgtagttactttagagataccgggaaaaaaatatgttcaccattttgcatggttctttgtgttacccaggaaacaccacgtggagataaccatgcgacgtttcctttatataaaatgacatcaggaagtgagagaattagattccgtacgtaaaatttggacactaattcttttgcgtttagaattgaataatcgagttgggacccattaacttttcctatttatgacataatcaatgcctgtgccaaacttcaaatttctatgacatcgagaagtgagagaattagattccgtacgtaaaatttggacgctaattctttttcgctagaattgaataatcgagttgggacccattaggttttcctatttatgacagaatcaatgcttgtgccaaatttcaaatttctttgacattgggaagtgagagaattagattctgtacgaaaaatttggacgctaattcttttgcgctagaattgaataatcgagttgggacccattagcttttcctatttatgacacaatcaatgctcgtgccaaatttaaagtttctttgatgttgggaagttagagaattagattccgtacgtaaaatttggacgctaattcttttgcgcttagaattgaataattgagctgggacccattaacttttcctatatatgacataatctatgttcgtgccaaatttcaagtttctatgacatcaggaagagagagaattagattatgtacgtaaaatttggatgctaattcttttgagcttagaattgaataatcgagttaggacccattaacttttcctatttatgacataatcaatgctcgtgccaaatttcacgtttctacgacattaggaagtgagaattagattccgtacataaactttggacgctagttcttttgcactaggattgaataatcgagttgggacccctttacttttcctattttggacataatctatgcttgtgccaaatttcaagtttctatgacatcgggaagttggagaattagtggcgagtcagtcagtcagtgagggctttcttcttatatatatattagctgatatacccggcttcgcccgagttaatttggaactggtgtttatctggtgttcacacgtaaaatcttatgaagtcgtggttactttagagataccgaggaaaaacatatgttcaccattttgcatagttctctgcgttacccaggaaacaccatgggagGTAACcttgcgacgtttcctttatataaaatgacatcaggaagtgagagaattcgattctgtacctaaaatttcgacgctaattcttttgcgcataaaattgaataattgagttgagacccattagcttttcctatttatgacataatcaatgctcgtgccaaatttcacgtttctatgacaccggaaagtgagaaaattacattccgtacgtaaaatttggacgctaattctattgcgcatagaattgaataatcgagttgggaaccgttagcttttcctatttatgacatcatcaatgctcctgccaaatttcaagtttctatgacatcaggaagagggagaattagattatgtacgtaaaatttggacgctaattcttttgcgcatagaattgaataatcgagttgggacccaattacttttcctattttggagataatctatgctcgtgccaaaattcatgtttctacgacaagttggagaacttttggcgagtcagtcagtgagtcagtgagtgagtcagtcagtgagggctttcgtctttatatatatagactagctgatatacccggcttcgcccgagttaatttggtactggtgtttatctggtgttcacacggaaaatcttatgaagtcgtggttactttagagatactgaggaaaaacatatgttcaccattttgcatagttctctgcgttacccaggaaacaccacgtggaggtaaccatgcgacgtttccttcatataaaatgacatcaggaagtgagagaattagattacgtacataaaatttagacactaattcttttgcgcttagaattgaataatcgagttgggacccattaacttttcatatttatgacacaatcaatgcttgtgccaaatttcatgtttctatgacattgggaagtgagagatttagattatgcacgtaaaatttggacgctaattcttttgcgcatagaattgaataatggagttgggacccattagcttttcctatttatgacataattaatactcgtgccaaatttcccgtttctatgacaccggaaagtgagaaaattacattccgcacataaaatttggacgctaattcttttgcgcatagaattgaataattgagttgggatccattagcttttcctatttatgacataatcaatgctcgtgccaaatttcacctttctataacaccggaaagtgaaaaaattacattccgcacgtaaaatttcgacgccaattcttttgtgctagaattgaataatggagttgggacctatgaacttttcctatttatgacataatcaatgctcgtgccaaatttcacctttctataacaccggaaagtgaaaaaattacattccgcacgtaaaatttcgacaccaattcttttgtgctagaattgaataatggagttgggacctatgaacttttcctatttatgacataatcaatgctcgtgccaaatttcacgtttctataacacaggaaagtgagaaaattagattccgtacgtaaaatttggacgctaattcttttgcgcatagaattgaacaatcgagttgggacccattagcttttcctatttatgacataatcaatgcccgtgctaaatttcacatttctatgacaccggaaagtgagaaaattagattccgtacgtaaaatttggacgctaattcttttgcgcatagaattgaataatcgagttgggacccattaacttttcctatttatgacatattcaatgcgcgtgccaaattttaaatttctatgacattgggaagtgagagatttagattatgtacgttaaatttcgacgccaattcttttgcgctagaattgaataatggagttgggacccaattacttttcctattttggagataatctatgcttgtgccaaaattcatgtttctacgacatcgggaagttggagaacttttggcgagtgagtgagtgagtcagtcagtcagtcagtcagtcagtcagtcagtcagtgagtcagtgagggctttcgtctttatatatatagatagaaaagCAGAACACGAAGTAGAAGTGATCTTTTTATACCTTGTCCTTTACTATGAAGCTGCATTTTGTGGCAACTTTGACGCAAGAAAAAGGTAGGTTAGTGTGAATCATGTGTCTGACCCCTTAATGGGATCCCATAACTGAAGTTATATTAAGATCCGTTCAGATCTCCTTTAAGGTTCTGTTAGGGATTTCCGTCTCGTTTTTgtaagacaagttgtaattttcaaggctaccactttggggtgcatgtgattgtgtaacttttattaatttttgggaGGGTGGAGGGATGAAAAAAAGCAGGAATTCCACTGTTGTTTTTTGGGCTGTGTTTTTACGGCATTCATCGTGTAATAAAAATTAGATGATGATATTCtgtggatcagcacaattacagcgataccaattcCGTGTTTTTTATgtgttactacttttgcacatggaaaatccttaaaggggtacaTACCTCTGTTCAAAAGCCTCTTCAGTCTCCCGCAGTAAAGTAACAGAGCTCCTACAAACCCTTCCACGCTCCCCTGACAGCTCTCTAGTCCCTAGCGAACTTCACTTTCTGGTTTAGATATGATATCCCTCGACAAAAgggccatgtgactgctacagccaatcatcaTCTCCCTTCAGTATTAGGTCGTCATCACTCTCCTCCAGGAAGGGAATTTCATTGTGGACCAGAGAGCTGGCGAGACGGCGGTGGTGGGGGAGCATGGAAGGGCAAGTTAAGAGCTCTGTTATTTAACTACTGCAGACTGAAGAAGCTTTGAACAGTACTATAGATGCGAAATTGAtagaaggggtggagcaaaaACCAGTAGAATATAAACGGCCCAAAACTGGAGACAAGGGCCATGATAGTTAGGTGTATGCCAGAGAATCTGGAGGTGCTGCCTAACCAGAAAAAGCACCACCTAAGTAGGCGTGAGCGTATAGAGGAGTGCAAAACCCCAAACTGGTAGCTCGGCGCAAATTAtttgaaaaatcaaaaaagtaACAAGATGAAAATCTCtcccttttaggccgcctgcagacgagcggaaatcccgccgcgggatttcccgcgggatttccgccgctgaaagtctgcattacaatacgcactcctatgcagacggccgcggtttggccgcgcgaaatctcgcgcggcaaacaaaccgcggcatgttctaattttctgcggggcacgcactcacccggccgccggctccggtctgcgcatgcgccggctgcgcggcagccggcacatcaaagagccggggccgccaggcgcgggtgagtacgcgctcgcccctgcaggctctggggtcggatcgcgcggcgagatttctcgctgccggatccgacccgctcgtctgcaggcggcctaattggtATAGACAGCCAACATAATGAGCAAAACCCTATTCATCAGTGGAATTCAGGGATGGAAACTTTAATCAAAACCTCTGTCATCTTTAGAGAGTGGCCCTTATAGTGACATCACCAATAGTTAATGTACCGGAGACTTTCCTGAGGACTAGCCTAATTTGCAACTGTGCTCCATATTGGTACTGTCCAGTTGAGGGCATATGCGACTGGGTGAGGGCTGTCAAGCTGAATTTTTGAAGGTGAAGGACAATTTTGGTACATCTATGACAAGACTAAAGTGTCCCAGCCGCCCAGGATAAGACTCACTTGGAAGAAACCTGATCTAGTCACTTTTGCCTATTCATCAATATGTATGGGGGAATTTTCTGTAGGTCGGTGACCTGATAACTATATTCTTCTCATTGGTGGTTAGAAATATTTGGTGTATGCATTGACTGAGTTTATGTAGCCAATCTGAACAAGCAGAGTTGCAGTGTAAAGGAGGGAGGAGGGACAGCTCAGCAATCTGAGACTCTAACACAGTAAGTGTAGCAGACTACCAGCAGCTACTCCAATAACATCTCTTACTTTTTACCCAGGAGGAAAAAAGGTTAAGAACTTCATACATCAATGCCGAGGATTCGGAAAGAGAGAAGTTTGCTCTTTTCTCCGCGTCCGTGAGGGAGAGTCATGAAAAAGAGAGGGCCAGAGCCGAGCGGACTAAAAACTGGTCAATCATCGGGTCCATACTGGGGGCCATcattggggtcatgggatcaacCTACATTAACCGCGTCCGACTCCAGGAATTGAAGACTTTGCTCCTGGAAGCACAGAAGGGACCAATCAGCTTACAGGAAGCTATCCACGAGCATGCGTCTGTGCACCAGTCCCAACAGAAGGATCTTGGGGACCTCATTGTAGCATTAAGAAGCATGGTACCAGCTGCTCTGCCACCATGTCAAGACCCTCAGAGTGGAGATTTGGGGTCTCAAGTGTTGTCTTCTGGGTCAGTAAATCAAGTATTAGCGGCCATTAAGGAACACATGGAGTATACTAAAGAAACAGGGAAAAACTTGGAAGGTTTGGAGCAGAAATATGAAGACCTGGACAAGAGTCTTGATAAGATAGCTACTGAGATGCAGAATGCAAAGTCTAAGGTTTCCTTGAAGACGCCAGCAGGATCAGTCTTCGGTGTCTCCGGGGCTGGTGGGCCAGAAGGTTCCCTCCAGAACGTTATACTTGAATTATCTGATGTGGAGGAGAGACTAGGCTATCAGATCAACAGAAATTCCATATACAGCACCGCACTCACGTGTGCTGCATTAGCTATATCCTTCCCCATATTGTACGTATTACTTAGAGGAAACTAATCTAGCGTAAATAAACATTCCTAGAATTAACTATGTTTTTACATAAATTTGTGTCTTCTTTATGGTTTGGATTTACATTTTCTACAGTGTCGAATGGGCATTTACCCCAACAATTGAAACCTATCCATAGGAAATGGGCAGATCAGACTTTTCTAGGTTATACGTGTGTCCTGGAAGCGAAGAATTAACCAATATAGCCATTATGTGTTCTTCTAATGGAAGAAAGGGAGATAAGTTGTCATCACTTATCTCTTGTGGGCGAGCCAAACCATCTCTGCTGCCCACAGCTATTTCCATAAACCCACCCTGACTGATGTAGATGTCATTGAAATCACATGCAAGATTGCGGACTGGCACATGCGCAGGTGAGTGCATTGATTCTGCCCACAGCAGGTACAAATGATCTGCAAATGTGGCGGTCCGTAATCTTCTAGCACATGCGCAAGACTTCAGTCACTCTGGATATTTGCTCTTAGAGTCAGAGAGGATTGGGATTATGAGACAAACTCCAGACTGCAGAGACTGTTCAGCCTGGCCGGTCGGCATCCATTGGCATGCAACATGGGAATTTTAAACCGATCTTTCTACAGGTATGCTTTCTTCAGGAGCCATACCAAAATAAGTTTTGAAAATGGCTTCACATCAGTATTCTGTCGCTGTAGGCGGTTTTATAAGCCTGAAATCCGCTTTTGAAACTGCCCCGTCCACATGTAGATGCTATCGACCGCTCCCTctggctcctgattggctgctaaTTTCATACTTGAGCTGTCACTCGAGCCAGAGGAGGTGGTTGAAGATCACTTAATGCAGAAAGCCCAAGACCGATATCGCCAATGGACCATGCACCGCACCTCACTCTCATCCTTTAAATATGGTGCACAACATCTTCAAAGGCATGTGTAACTTGTCCCCTATGTCAGCGTCCCTGCCACTGACAGACCTTTAAATGGGTTATCCTGGAAtcgactttaaggcctcatgtccacaggcaaaataagacttaaaatctgctgcatttttcccgcacgcggatccgcgacccataggaatgcattgaccacccgtgggtagataaatacccgcggatggtaattaaaaaatttctggagcatgaaaaaaaatggacatgctccattttagtgcggatcacgcgtgcgggagctcatagagcacatagctcaattgatctcctgcatgaaaaataaaagacaattaccgtgcatccgcagcccaaatccgcgttacaaatccgcagcggatatgattttccccatggacatgaggccttagggtactttcacacatCGCAGAATTGGTGCGGACTTTCCGCAGAGAAAATGCCACACCAAAAACACTCAAAAATCCGTGCTAAAATCTGGACCAACTTCAATTGAAAGCTGTGGATCAGCatcaaaatatgcaccaaatgcTGTCGATTTTtgacgtggattttggtgcagatcggcACCACAATTCACAGtggaaaatatgctgcagattttgtagaggatccgcaccaaaatccgcatgtgtgaatgcacccttagtcagtATACATGATATCAGTCTGATTGGTGTAGATCTTGCTGTTAAGACCCCCATCGAGAATAGGACTTCTAGGTCCCTCTCACTGCACTCATTTTCAATGAGGACGATGTTGAATGGCGTGGTGGCGGCTGATTACGTGtggtgcagctccattcatttccgtAGGATTACCAGAGATGGCAAAGTCCAAGCActgcatagaaatgaatggagcagcactgagCCTGCTAGGCCACCTCTGCATTGGAACTCCCCACCGTGGAGCGGGACACGGGGTCTTtcttcttgagatcagtggggacTCAGGAGTGAGACCTCCATGGGTTAGACTTTTATTAAAGCCTCTGATTACCTGTTGCACActgtatattagtgtagtataagacactacacTTGCTTTGATTGAGCAATGCCCGCCAGTAAGCCAGATGTAAGCACAATTGCACACGCCTTAGTGCAACGTTTGTGAGCCATGAGCAACGCTGTTTTGCGCACGTATCAGCGTACTGTACTGTTCTTTTTCTGCCCGCAGAGCATGTTCATTTGCCTGCGCCAAACAAACCGATTGAAATGGTTTattaattccagatgtgttctttttccagcacaattacgcagcgtttcacacatttccttgcatattgtgtgcgcaccccccaccccacattaacttctatggggacctttggtgcacaaatacgcaaaaagatagaacatgcatgtgAGCGAACCTGTTGACATCAATGgattccattcactgcgtattgcacgcacaaatacgtctgcgtgaagccggccttagaatgttcttacacagaacaattatcgtttaaaaaaaaataaaaatagccgcATCGTTCGAGTTTGGATTATA
Above is a window of Eleutherodactylus coqui strain aEleCoq1 chromosome 3, aEleCoq1.hap1, whole genome shotgun sequence DNA encoding:
- the CCDC51 gene encoding mitochondrial potassium channel; its protein translation is MRHFCNGMKPPHPPSVLLTQRIKLLSVRTLCSSAPKPPDLRPPPESSAVTPLQRWMETGKTVGRNSMQKASATAKNWWDRYEEFAGLVEVREAQGKVAEAEKDFMVARGIVREARENVESQQLKLKEVRDRLDRVSRDDVQYLELATLEHKLLQEEKRLRTSYINAEDSEREKFALFSASVRESHEKERARAERTKNWSIIGSILGAIIGVMGSTYINRVRLQELKTLLLEAQKGPISLQEAIHEHASVHQSQQKDLGDLIVALRSMVPAALPPCQDPQSGDLGSQVLSSGSVNQVLAAIKEHMEYTKETGKNLEGLEQKYEDLDKSLDKIATEMQNAKSKVSLKTPAGSVFGVSGAGGPEGSLQNVILELSDVEERLGYQINRNSIYSTALTCAALAISFPILYVLLRGN